In Parasteatoda tepidariorum isolate YZ-2023 chromosome 2, CAS_Ptep_4.0, whole genome shotgun sequence, one DNA window encodes the following:
- the LOC107444128 gene encoding X-box-binding protein 1 isoform X3: MPQLKKLSTSPSNILPKIDLNLNCGSDTKYPPSYFTLLIEDEKSLTSDQESDVSDSVQNRPRKRQRLDHLSQEEKIMRRKLKNRVAAQTARDRKKARMQELEEQVSRLAAEKKILLMKTVESMKRIQTLEQENSELKLRLGVDVNTTQKVKVENIEKELSSSVLEDNRSLEQASLINGTQLKGQDLQILSLWMMQFVYLPVIARVMTFLICYSSVGKILWSLTSLTLTVENKSCTLRKWWGPHQKAWNPTKN; this comes from the exons ATGCCACAGTTAAAGAAGTTATCAACTTCTCCGAGCAATATTTTGccgaaaatagatttaaatctGAATTGCGGTAGTGACACCAAATACCCACCATCGTATTTCACACTCCTAATTGAAGATGAGAAATCTCTTACCAGTGATCAAGAAAGTGATGTATCAGATTCTGTACAAAACCGCCCTAGAAAAAGACAAAGACTGGATCATTTGtctcaagaagaaaaaataatgcgcAG gAAGTTAAAAAACAGAGTTGCTGCACAAACAGCTAGAGATAGGAAAAAGGCTAGAATGCAAGAACTTGAAGAACAAGTTTCACGTCTTGCAGCAGAA aaaaaaattttattaatgaaaactgTAGAAAGTATGAaaaggatccaaactttggagcaaGAAAACTCAGAACTTAAGCTTCGTTTAGGCGTAGATGTAAACACCACACAGAAG GTAAAAGTAGAGAATATTGAGAAAGAGCTATCTTCCAGTGTGTTAGAAGACAACAGATCCCTTGAGCAAGCCTCGCTCATTAATGGAACTCAGCTGAAGGGACAGGATCTGCAGATTCTTTCACTCTGGATGATGCAGTTCGTTTACTTGCCTGTAATAGCGAG GGTGATGACCTTCTTGATTTGCTACAGCAGTGTGGGGAAGATCTTATGGAGTTTGACTTCATTGACACTGACAGTGGAGAA CAAGTCTTGTACACTGAGGAAGTGGTGGGGGCCCCATCAAAAAGCTTGGAATCCAACAAAGAACTGA
- the LOC107444128 gene encoding X-box-binding protein 1 isoform X2 — MPQLKKLSTSPSNILPKIDLNLNCGSDTKYPPSYFTLLIEDEKSLTSDQESDVSDSVQNRPRKRQRLDHLSQEEKIMRRKLKNRVAAQTARDRKKARMQELEEQVSRLAAEKKILLMKTVESMKRIQTLEQENSELKLRLGVDVNTTQKVKVENIEKELSSSVLEDNRSLEQASLINGTQLKGQDLQILSLWMMQFVYLPVIARVMTFLICYSSVGKILWSLTSLTLTVENSKSCTLRKWWGPHQKAWNPTKN, encoded by the exons ATGCCACAGTTAAAGAAGTTATCAACTTCTCCGAGCAATATTTTGccgaaaatagatttaaatctGAATTGCGGTAGTGACACCAAATACCCACCATCGTATTTCACACTCCTAATTGAAGATGAGAAATCTCTTACCAGTGATCAAGAAAGTGATGTATCAGATTCTGTACAAAACCGCCCTAGAAAAAGACAAAGACTGGATCATTTGtctcaagaagaaaaaataatgcgcAG gAAGTTAAAAAACAGAGTTGCTGCACAAACAGCTAGAGATAGGAAAAAGGCTAGAATGCAAGAACTTGAAGAACAAGTTTCACGTCTTGCAGCAGAA aaaaaaattttattaatgaaaactgTAGAAAGTATGAaaaggatccaaactttggagcaaGAAAACTCAGAACTTAAGCTTCGTTTAGGCGTAGATGTAAACACCACACAGAAG GTAAAAGTAGAGAATATTGAGAAAGAGCTATCTTCCAGTGTGTTAGAAGACAACAGATCCCTTGAGCAAGCCTCGCTCATTAATGGAACTCAGCTGAAGGGACAGGATCTGCAGATTCTTTCACTCTGGATGATGCAGTTCGTTTACTTGCCTGTAATAGCGAG GGTGATGACCTTCTTGATTTGCTACAGCAGTGTGGGGAAGATCTTATGGAGTTTGACTTCATTGACACTGACAGTGGAGAA CAGCAAGTCTTGTACACTGAGGAAGTGGTGGGGGCCCCATCAAAAAGCTTGGAATCCAACAAAGAACTGA
- the LOC107444128 gene encoding X-box-binding protein 1 isoform X1: protein MPQLKKLSTSPSNILPKIDLNLNCGSDTKYPPSYFTLLIEDEKSLTSDQESDVSDSVQNRPRKRQRLDHLSQEEKIMRRKLKNRVAAQTARDRKKARMQELEEQVSRLAAEKKILLMKTVESMKRIQTLEQENSELKLRLGVDVNTTQKVKVENIEKELSSSVLEDNRSLEQASLINGTQLKGQDLQILSLWMMQFVYLPVIARVMTFLICYSSVGKILWSLTSLTLTVENSSKSCTLRKWWGPHQKAWNPTKN from the exons ATGCCACAGTTAAAGAAGTTATCAACTTCTCCGAGCAATATTTTGccgaaaatagatttaaatctGAATTGCGGTAGTGACACCAAATACCCACCATCGTATTTCACACTCCTAATTGAAGATGAGAAATCTCTTACCAGTGATCAAGAAAGTGATGTATCAGATTCTGTACAAAACCGCCCTAGAAAAAGACAAAGACTGGATCATTTGtctcaagaagaaaaaataatgcgcAG gAAGTTAAAAAACAGAGTTGCTGCACAAACAGCTAGAGATAGGAAAAAGGCTAGAATGCAAGAACTTGAAGAACAAGTTTCACGTCTTGCAGCAGAA aaaaaaattttattaatgaaaactgTAGAAAGTATGAaaaggatccaaactttggagcaaGAAAACTCAGAACTTAAGCTTCGTTTAGGCGTAGATGTAAACACCACACAGAAG GTAAAAGTAGAGAATATTGAGAAAGAGCTATCTTCCAGTGTGTTAGAAGACAACAGATCCCTTGAGCAAGCCTCGCTCATTAATGGAACTCAGCTGAAGGGACAGGATCTGCAGATTCTTTCACTCTGGATGATGCAGTTCGTTTACTTGCCTGTAATAGCGAG GGTGATGACCTTCTTGATTTGCTACAGCAGTGTGGGGAAGATCTTATGGAGTTTGACTTCATTGACACTGACAGTGGAGAA CAGCAGCAAGTCTTGTACACTGAGGAAGTGGTGGGGGCCCCATCAAAAAGCTTGGAATCCAACAAAGAACTGA